Proteins encoded within one genomic window of Plasmodium sp. gorilla clade G2 genome assembly, contig: PADLG01_00_17, whole genome shotgun sequence:
- a CDS encoding stevor PIR protein, putative → MKIFHLKMLLFSFIFNTFLLSQNVNYRNNHYKFIPIPNNIQRTATKSRVLAEMERPNNPHYHNDPELKEIIDKLNEEAIKKYQQTYDPYEQLQELVEKK, encoded by the exons atgaaaatattccaccttaaaatgttattattttcctttatttttaatacatttttattatcacaaAAT gTAAATTACCGAAATAACCATTATAAATTTATCCCCATACCAAATAACATACAAAGGACAGCGACCAAATCAAGAGTGTTAGCAGAAATGGAGAGACCAAACAATCCTCATTATCATAATGACCCAGAACTCAAAGAAATAATTGACAAATTGAACGAAGAAGCGATCAAAAAATATCAACAAACTTATGATCCATATGAACAATTACAAGAACTggtagaaaaaaaatga